Genomic segment of Brachyhypopomus gauderio isolate BG-103 chromosome 10, BGAUD_0.2, whole genome shotgun sequence:
TTGGTGATTTTTAACCTGATGGTAACTATAAAGGTTAATGTAAACATATAGTATAAGAACCTGTTTTAGGAGTGAGGAGTGCTGATTTGTGTCAGCTGTGAAAGAGTAGTAAAGTAATCACCAGGTTCAGAGGGACGTTAAGCTTATTACAAGGGGGTGGAGCAACAAGCCTCCATTATGGTATAAAATGGAATGGTGAACCATGACTGTTATGTGTGAGCATTTAGGTAGAGTGACAATGGGTTTGAGTAAAGTGGTGCTTGGTGTGGTGCTGTTGTTTGTTGTGTTTGCTTTGTCTGATGCACAACTGCAAGGAGTGTTCAAATCTCAACTTCCAACTGGACTACGACCTCATCAGCAGTCACAAGCGAGGGGGCATGTGGTTGCTGGAGGGGCTTTTCAGGAGAGCCATGTTTCTAACCCCACCTGGCCTGCCCAAGCCTCACTTAGCCAGCAGTCTTGGAATCCTGTGCAGATACCTGTGCAGCAGACATCTAATGTTCAGTCCCAGCAAGTGCTGCAGGGACCTGTGAAGCAGGTGGCATGGCATTTCCCCAATGAACCACAGCCACCAGCAAGACATCCATTCATGCAGTTTCAGATGAGCCCCCCTGTTCCTGCTGCAAGTGTAGCAGCAGAGTGTGGTGAGACTGGCATATATGTGGAGGTCAAGAAGGACCTGTTTGGTACTGGTGAGCTGATAAATCCCTCTGAGGTCACCCTGGGAAACTGTGCTGTCGGTGGGGAGGACCGTGCTGCTCAAGTCTTCATGTTCCAGTCAGCACTGCAGGAGTGCAACAGTACTACCAGTGTGAGTGTCTATGAAGTGAATTCTTCATTGCTACTTTAAACCTGCAGGTTATAATGTCACTACGTTTTCCATAACAGATGACCCAGGATGAGCTGGTCTACGTCTTCTACGTCCGCTATGTTCCCCACAATTTTGCACACACTCCTATTGTGAGAACTGTTGGTGCTGTGGTTCGCATCGAGTGTCACTATCCAAGGTATTGGACCCTACCAGATGTGCTGTTCAGTATTATTTGGAAGGCTCTGTTCAATCTGATGACCATCAAATGCTTTGTAGGCTCCACAATGTAAGCAGCAATGCTCTGATGCCTGCCTGGATCCcatatgcttctacccaagttgCTGAGGAACAGCTTGTCTTCTCCCTGAGGCTCATGACAGGTTTGTGCCATGGCTACACCAGAACTACTGATCTGTGCCTGAACTGGACCTAATGAGGTTTCTTCTCCAGATGACTGGACATCTGAAAGGCTCTCCAACCAGTACTTCCTGCATGATGTGATCAGTGTTGAGGCATCTGTAATTCAGTTCTACCACGTGCCCCTTCGTGTGTATCTGGACACCTGTGTGGCCACGGTGGTTCCTGATGTGAATGCAGTTCCTAGTTATGCCTTTATAGATAACCATGGGTGAGTGGCTTCCTTGTGGGCTTTGAGGTGGCTTTGGAGATCAAGTAGTTGCGGTCTGACTGCGCAGTGATTGCAGGTGCCTGATTGATGCCAAGCTCACAGGTTCCCAGTCCCACTTCCTGCCCCAAACTGAAGCAGACCAGCTGAGGTTTCAGTTGGAGGCATTCAAGTTTCAGCAGGACAACAGTGGTTTGGTATGTAACCGTTTGGTAGGGTGGTGAATACTATGACTGGCTGTCTGAACTAACCTCTGTGTCTCCAGCTCTACTTCACGTGCTTTATGAAGGCAACTCCAGCTTCTTACCCTGCTGATGCTGAGCACAAAGCTTGTTCGTTCTCTAGCAACGGGTATGTGGCTGTGGTCCTGAAACCAGCAGGTTACTGGTGAGGCCTAGCTGGTAAGCTTGGTTATTCTGGCTTCACAGGTGGACTGCAGCATATGGTCCCAACCAGGTTTGCGGCTGTTGCGAAACCACCTGTAACTTCCGGAAGGGGAGAGACTTGTCTGAGGAAAGAGGTACGTGCATGCCATGCTCTGCCAATACATGATCCTTCTTGGAGAGGGTCTGGGTGTTTGGACTAGAGGTGATGGGGATTTGCAAGCACACCCTAAACCACTTCCCCTTTTTGCAGGTACACAGCTGGAAGGGGAAGTAATCCTTGGTCCCATCGTGGTTAAGGAGAGTGCTTGATTGCCCCATGTCTTGAAATAAACCAGTACTGTTACTACACAAGCTGTCCTGTGTTGATGTGCAGTTGGGTTGAGCCTAGCCTAGGTTTACTTCAGCTGTGATGTAAACCATGGTCTTGACTTTTTTTTGGCTTGATCATAACCAATTCTGAGCTAGATTTAGATGTGTAAACATTGTCCGCAAATGGCTGCCTCTCAAAGACCAGGTGAAATTGTTGCACTTGTGCTCCTGCATGCAAGCTTTGATGGCGCAAATCAATGTGAGAAATGAGGTTGGTAGAAGCTGGTGGAGGGGGTGCATATTATGAAAAGGACAGTTTCCTCATTTTGCAGATTTCATGAAGTTCAGATATTGGGTTATGGCTCCAGAAAAGGTCATTTTGTTTTTGGATCATGAAGCAGTGACCTACCCATTTGAGTCCACCTTGAATAATCTGTGAAATTGGTCTGGAATGCATGTGTACCTTATTCTTAGTGGGACTAGGATGGGTCTGTACTGTTTACACAGAGCTTTTGACTAAATTTTGGTCGGATCAATATCAAACGTTGCTGTGCTGGAAAGTAATTGGTGCCATCAAAGATTTAGATTAAGCTACTCTGCACAAGGATCTAGATACTCTGGTGTATCTAGATGGGTATGGTGTTTCCCTGCAGTGGTTGACCATCAAAGCTGACAAAATACTAATGACCTGATCAACCAGTGATTCATGCAAATGTGCTTTTGGTAGAGGGGGAACAATATGGTAAAACACAAATTCAGGCCTCATTGTTCTGCCTTGCTAATCTTTTCAACAGGTAGAGGAGGCACATGAGTTTGACAAACTGCATTTGACAAAATCCATGTTTATGAAAGCCTTGTACTGACcatgaggagagagatggaaatgGAATGTGTATGGGTAGGATTGGATGTTCAGACTATGCAAATTGTTCAGAGCCCTCTACCACTTTCTTTTGCATCtgcttttttaatattttatgaaCATTATGACTGGTCATATTCTGTTGAGTATTTCTATTTTGCGTCCACTTGACTGTCGTGGATGGTTTGAAAATTGGTTCGTCAGTAGCAGTTTTTCCTTCAATCGAAACATTATGGCAGGTTGACATCACACACTTACTCGTATCATAAATGTAATGTGTCTTCAATCACTGAGTCGATCcaccagatcctgcacctggaccacggcaaaaccagggcaagaattgaaatgaccctaggaatcctcgaggccaggttccagtgcctgaaggggcttaGTTACCCCTGACAAGGCGTGCAACATAATGGCATGACAATAGAGATTGgtagagttgtcagagactccatctgcaatcacagCACTTTAAATCATGCATGCCCCTCGCCaccccaccctgtaaccttttaatatacattagtCAAATTCCCTGTTATGtttaattatttcatttttcctgtaaataaatatatttacaaatatatatatatatatatatatcaggggtactcaactggcggaccgcggtccggatccggacccgaacgcagtcctgtccggacccaatctcattcctgattaactggatacggaccaaaacaaaaccggagcatttatttcagggctattgagggtccgcgcggcgaaaatgacgtaatcgctgtggctccgcgtgtgcgcgagtggctcgcgcgctgtcggttcgagaggtcgtgcacctctcgaattttgtaacttcgcgccgcgcttcagcgcaatgaacaaagtcacgttttcagggttcatacaccttcataaggtggaattaaagcacttgtcactttcaaggtccatttcaatatttcccagcatgttaaacataattaagttaaatatttatacatatactcgaaataattcgctttttatcacattatttaatggttgtttatttaaaaaacgcccaatcttcacgtcttcacgttctctcatgtttcgtcctggaattacaagaggctcgtatttgttaacctaatacaagagaactattcagtcagacagctatttgttgtgaaaccaagtagttacaatttcaagcattttaaagtactttaccctaaattccagcacttttcaaacctgaaacatatagcaacattaaaattggtcaggtaaatgttcattcccctgttttgaggggtgtttctaccacatatctaccccccccccccccgctcaacaacttacgttcgccacccccgccgcaccggacctcaggtcacaggtatctgccaaaattggaccgcggacaaatttagttgagtacgcctgatatatatatatatattaagaataagatatagttatgtaaaGCAATACCcctttgtactatattcttatacttttTTTAAAAATCTGATGCAATGTGCGTTTCACACCACtcggattagacctggaattagtaaatgttcaattaaaaatgtttaaaaaatcaaTACAGTATTAGAAATGTGGAGAATATAATTGCGGCCTTTTGCTAAATATAaaagtatagttttcactcacgcattaactctgttggcaattttttgacatactgACTTCCTTtctctggacccatacgattgtaaagctgctttctgacgtgttgtgaaaagcgttatataaataaatttgactttcacTAGCAGCTGCCACTATTACATTTATGCTTAATATCTAAATAGTATCAATATTTTGCATACATCATTattacttcaagctacagtggtgtgaaatatgatgctcggctgattttcacATTTAAAGGGTGCTGTAAAGAACTAATAGTTCTTTATGGAACCAAAAATGGTTAATTAACAAATCATTAATTGAAAGAATTTTCTTCAGCATTGCTCTAAAGATCTCAATTTCAGTTGGCATATCTTGAGTGCTCTTGCTTTATTTAAATCATTTAATGTATAAAATTCCCATAATTGACCTTTAACATCAGAATGTCGGCAAGCATCGCGTTTGATTTCAGATAAGTGTCAGATTAATTGCCCTTGGACGCTGGCCAACTTCTACAACTGAAGTTTTGTACCAAGACAAAATAGCTTTTGTAACAAAGTtgtttttattatgtttttaattaattatgGTAAAGTTTATCTAGACTTCAGGGGGTTAAACCTGATGAGGCACACCTGAAAACCATTTCAGGTGACTACCTCTTGAAGCTCATTGAGAGAATGCCAATAGTGTAAAAAGCAGTAATCAGAGCAAAGGGTGGCTATTTTGAAGAAACTGTAATATAAAAcgtgttttcagttatttcacctttttttgttaagtacataactccacatgtgttcgttcatagttttgatgccttcagtgaATCTATAATGTAAATGGTCATGAAAATAAAGAAAGCACATAAAATgagaaggtgtgtccaaacttttgaccTGTATTGTACATTACCGAAAGAATGGGATCACAAATACAAATGGCTGAAATTAGTTTTCTCTGCAGGGTGTctgggctctcccttagagataaggtatgGAGTGCCGTCATCTGGGAGAGACTCggagtagagaggagccagttgatgGCAGCTGGGTGCCTCCCTGGTGAGGTACtctgggcatgtccaactgggagacCCCAGGG
This window contains:
- the LOC143525990 gene encoding zona pellucida sperm-binding protein 3-like, with the translated sequence MTVMCEHLGRVTMGLSKVVLGVVLLFVVFALSDAQLQGVFKSQLPTGLRPHQQSQARGHVVAGGAFQESHVSNPTWPAQASLSQQSWNPVQIPVQQTSNVQSQQVLQGPVKQVAWHFPNEPQPPARHPFMQFQMSPPVPAASVAAECGETGIYVEVKKDLFGTGELINPSEVTLGNCAVGGEDRAAQVFMFQSALQECNSTTSMTQDELVYVFYVRYVPHNFAHTPIVRTVGAVVRIECHYPRLHNVSSNALMPAWIPYASTQVAEEQLVFSLRLMTDDWTSERLSNQYFLHDVISVEASVIQFYHVPLRVYLDTCVATVVPDVNAVPSYAFIDNHGCLIDAKLTGSQSHFLPQTEADQLRFQLEAFKFQQDNSGLLYFTCFMKATPASYPADAEHKACSFSSNGWTAAYGPNQVCGCCETTCNFRKGRDLSEERGTQLEGEVILGPIVVKESA